The DNA window CTTGGTTATCATCAGCATGAGCTTCTCGGCTTAACACCTAATGCTTTACGAAGTGGTTTACATGATGATGATATTTTGACCACGATGTGGCAAAGGGTGAATTGTGAAGGTTCTTGGGAAGGCGAAATACATCATCGACATCGCAATGACTCCATAGTGACCAGTACTCTATCAATCAGGCGTTATTTTGAAAGTGAACGTTGTTACTATTTCTCATTTTTAAATGACGTATCAGCTCATTTTAAAGAAATTAAAAAATTAAAAAAGTTTGCATATTTTGATTATCTCACTAAATTACCAAATAGATTTTTATTAGAAAGTGAATTTAATTACTACAAAAGTAAGTATAATTCTTTTAATCTGACTTTTATTGATCTAGGTGAATTTAAAAAAATTAATGATAACTTTGGCCATGAAGTGGGTGATAAAGCTTTAATCGAAGTGTCACAATTTCTGCTAACGCTATTCTGTGATAGTTTTGTATGTCGATATGGTGGCGATGAATTTATAATATTAAGCAATATCAATGATTTTAGTTTTGAAAAGCCACTCAATAGAGAAATTGATATATATGGCAATACTTTTAATATCCAAATTCATTTTGGAACCGCTGAATATCCTAAAGATGGAGACTGTCTTGAGTCAATGATAAAAATTGCAGATAAAATCATGTATGATCATAAATTTGGAACAAAAAATAGACATTAGCCACCTCAAAGAAAAGCTTCTTCAAATGGAAAGCGCTCACATTTCAGAAATGGAGATTAATAATTTCACAGGATCTAAAAAAAACAGTTCGCCTTGACCAGCAAAGTGTTGGTCGCTTGTTTAGAATAGATGCGATACAAGCGCAGCAAATGGCGCTTGAATTTCAAAAAAGAAGAGAAGTTCAACTAGCCGCCGTGAGAGCTGCATTACATCAAATTGGGAACAATGATTATGATTACCATATATCATTCGATTGCGATATCAACCCTAAAACCTTGCGTTGTAAAATGTATCAAGTGTACAAGCTAAATCTACTCGATTCTTTCCTAACTAGGCTAAATATTCGATATTTAAGGGCGTAAATGCGCTTTTAATTATTCTCGCTCTTTACGAAAAAGCGTGATCCTAACGACAGATTAAGAAACAGTCAAACTCTTAAAAATTTACGCTTTTTTTACGCGAAACCCAGAATCCGTATCTGATAGAGTCGCTGTTAAGATTTTCTTTCAAATGACTTATATGGCAATGAGTTGGCTACAGAAGCGTTATATTTTATCAGCGTCGGTGTTTGTTCTTGCACTTGTCGTATCTTTGGGACTTGATCAACGGTTAGGCTCAACCATCGCGGTATTGCTGATACTCCAGCTTTCTATCGTTGTGATTGCCCTTCAATGCCAGTCACGAATAGCTTATGTGGCTGCGATTGCCGAAGCGGTCAGTTTCAATTTCCTCTTTACCACACCTCGATATTCGCTTCAGATGTTACACTTGGATGACATCATCAACTTACTTGTTTTTATTGTGGTTGCCTTTACCACTAGCCAGCTCGCTGAGCGGTATCGACGCCAACAAAATGCGTTGGAACAGGTTCAACTACGCCACCAAATTTTGCTCTCTGTATCCCATGACTTGAGAACCCCGCTCGCGGGGATTATAGGCAATCTCACCACTTTCAAAGAATATCAGACGCAACTTCAAGCCAAAGAAAAGGATGAACTGCTCGACAGTGCCATCAAAGAAAGCCATCGCTTACACCAATACATAGAGAACCTTTTGCAAGCGACGAAATTGCAACACGGCGTGGTTCGCATCCAGAAGCAACAGGAATCCATTGTACATATTGTTAAAAGCGTCATTGGCCGTTTCTCTTCATCCACCACAAGTATTGAGGTGGTCGTCAATGGGGCGGTTTCATTGGTTGATGTCAGTCGGGCTTTATTAGAGCAGGCGCTATTTAATGTCTTGGACAATGCGCTGCGCTATTCCCCTAAAGATAAACAGGTCAGGGTGACGATTTATCAGAGTCAGCAGAATGTGGTGATTGATGTTTACAATCAAGGCCAATCACTGCAACCCAATGAAGCAGAACGAATGTTCGAGCTGTTTTATTCAGGCAAGGAAAAAAGAAATGACGATTCTGGCTCAGGTCTTGGGTTGAGTGTGGCTAAAGGCGTAGTCTCAGCCCATCAAGGCCATATCGAATGTGTAGAAGTACAACAAGGTTGTTTGATTCGGATTTCGCTGCCAAGCAGTCAACAAGGAGAGCAGTAGTGAACTACAAAATACTGGTGGTGGATGATGAGCCTCAAATCCAAACGTTTATGCGCATTTCTTTGGCGGCTGAAGGCTTTGATTACGTGGGAGCAGACTCGTTAGCCACGGCAAAAGTGCAATTTGAGCGTGTTCAGCCGCATGTGGTGGTGCTCGACTTGGGATTACCTGATGGTGATGGTATTGAGTTCCTATCGATGATCCGTCAGTCAAGTAAAACACCTGTGCTCATCCTAACGGCACGCGACCAAGAAGAAGAGAAGATCCGCTTGCTTGAAGCGGGAGCTAACGACTACCTCAGTAAGCCGTTTGGCATTAAAGAACTGATTGTACGGATTAAGGTACTGCTGCGAGACTTGGTCAGTGACCATTTTAGCGACGATATCGTTACTTTTAGTGCGCTCAAACTACAAAAAAGTACCCATCAATGCTGGCTGTACGATACCGAAGTGATTCTGACCAAAAAGGAATTTGCGTTTCTTGAAATGCTCATGATTACACCAGGACAACTTGTGAAACAAACAAACTTATTGAGAGAGGTGTGGGGCGAAAGTCATACCGACGATACCCACTATCTGCGCGTACTGGTTAGTCAGTTGCGCAAAAAACTCAACGACAGTGCAGACGAACAACAGCTCATTAAAACCGAATCAGGGATTGGCTACCGTTTAGTTTCGATGGAGCCACCTCGTGATTAATCTCAAGAACACCGTTCGACTCTTGGTCATGCCCATGCTTTGGATGGGGATTGTACAAGGTTCATTTGGCTTGTTGTCGCTGTTTGTTTTTCAAGATCATATATCAGGTGACTTTTTTTCTCCTTCGGCGTTGATGATGTTCAGTGCCTTTTTGTTATCCGTTCTATTGCGAAAAAGTGAGCTGCATAAAGTCACGTTTCGAGATGCGTTAATGTTTGCCAGCTTAACCTGGGTTTTAACGGGTTTTTTAGGGGCGCTACCCATTCATTTGGTCACAGACGTGAGCATGACTGATGCGGTATTTGAGTCTATCAGCGCCTTAACCACCACGGGTGCCACCATCCTGGCTGGCTTGGACGATATGCCGAAATCATTTCTCTTGTATCGTCAATTTCTTCAGTGGATGGGTGGGTTAGGCGTGGTTATTTTTGTCGTCGCGGTATTGCCCATGCTCAATGTCGGAGGAATGCGACTGCTTAAGGCAGAAACGCCTGGACCCATTAAGGATGACAAGCTTTCGCCCCGTATCAATAAGACGGCACATTATCTCTGGGGGGTGTATTTGGCGATTACCGTTGCGTGTGCGTTGGCTTACTATCTTGCAGGGATGTCGGCTTACGATGCCATTGCGCACAGTTTTACCACGGTTTCAACGGGCGGGTTTCTCGACGCATGACGCCAGTATGTGGCATTTTGAAAGTCACCTTATCCTTATGCTATCTAACATTTTCATGATGTTGGGCGCGATCAGTTTTGGTCTTCATTTTCGAGTATTTCGAAGTGGTTTTGCAGGGCTACGTCTGTATGTCTCTGATGAAGAGTCAAGAGTGTTTATTCTTACCGCGATAGCGCTCTCCTTTGTTTTAGGATGGTACATTTTTAGCCATTCTGCCTATGACGATTTTCTTACCTCTCTTAGCTTTGCCATGTTCAGCGTCGTCTCATTTATGACCAGTACAGGATTTGGGGCAGCGGATTTGGGCAATTGGCCTGCGGCAAGCGCACTCTTTTTGGTGTTTTGTGCCTATCTTGGTGGTTGCTCAGGTTCAACCGCAGGGGGCAATAAATTTGTGCGCGATATCATTACGTTCAAAGTGATTCGACGAGAAATTCGCCAGATTGCCCATCCCAGAGCCATTTTGCCGATCCGTTATCAAGGGCGCGTTGTGGCCTCCGATGTGACCAATGCTGTGATGGCTTTTATGTCTCTGGCAGCGCTGACTACCGTGGTGTTCACTTTGCTGATGATGGCAACGGGACTGGACTTTTGGTCGTCCTTTACCGCAGTGATAGCGTGTATCAATGTGCTTGGACCTGGTTTTGGCGTGGTAGCAAGCAATTTTCAACCTGTTTCTGATACAGGCATCTGGATATTAAATCTGGCAATGATCCTTGGCCGACTGGAATATTTCACGGTGTTAGCCATGTTATTGCCACACTTTTGGAAAAAATAGTAAAGGTATTGTCATGGCACATTTTACTGTCGTTGGACTTGGGCGTTTTGGCATCGCGGCCAGTCTTGAGCTGATCCATCTCGGACACACCGTGACGGGCGTTGATCGCGACCCAAAAATTGTTGAGAAATATGTCGAGGAGTTAACGCAAGCCATTATTTGTGACTCCACCGATGAGAATGCGCTGCGCGAATTAGATCTTGGCAACAGTGAAGCGGTATTGATCGCGATTGGGGAAGATATGCAGTCAAGTTTGCTTTGCACTTTAGCATTGAAAAATCTCGGTGTTAAAGAGATTTGGGTTAAGGCCAGTACCAAAGCACATCACACCATAGTGTCGAAACTTGGCGTTCAACGTATTATCCATCCAGAAGAGGAAATGGGTGTACGTGTCGCTCAGGCACTAAACTACCCTATGGTGAATAACTACTTGTCCTTAGGTCATGGGTTGTATGTGGTTGAAATTCACATCAGAGCATCGTTACACGACACTCCGATTGGACAAATTCTTGGTGATGCCAAAGGCAGTGTGCAAACGGTTCTCATCAAACGTGAACAAGACGTGCTCAATCAGATTGGTCATGATTTTGTCTTGAAAGCGAATGATATCATTCTGTTGTGCGGCACTCGCGCTGAGCTAAAGTATCTCGCTCCAAGGTTGGTGTGACATGGTATTGTGGCACCCCTCTATCACGCCGATAGAACGTAAACCCAAGTCAGGAAAAAAAATAGTTGGTGCGCCGCCCCTGATTTTAAGTGGCAGCTTTTTACTGCTCATCCTGCTGGGTACGGCATTACTCAAACTGCCTATCGCGGCTCATGAGCCTATCACTTGGATACAGAGTTTGTTTACGGCTACCTCAGCCGTAACGGTGACAGGACTAGTGGTGGTTGATACAGGCACTCAGTTCACTTTATTCGGGCAAGTTGTCATTGCTTTACTCATTCAGTGTGGTGGCCTCGGACTCATGACCTTTGCCATTGTGACCTTGATTGCTTTGGGAGGGAAAATTGGTTTTTTAGAGCGTACCGTCGCAAGAGAAGCATTTAATCAAACCGACTCCTCAACGCTTGTTGCGACCGCTAAATCCGTGCTGATGTTTGCTCTGACCGTCGAACTGGTTGGGATGACCATACTGACCTGGTATTGGAGCGATGAGCTTGGCTGGGCAACCAGTTTATTTCACGGTTTTTTCTATACCATCAGTGCGTTTAATAATGCAGGGTTTGCCTTAAGTGCTGATAGCTTAATGCCTTATGTGGATGACCCCGTCGTTAACCTGACGATTACAGGACTATTTATCATTGGCGGGTTAGGCTTTTCGGTTTGGATGGATTTAAAGCGAAACCGTCGGTGGTCAAAGCTGACGGTTTATAGCCGCATGATGATAACGGGAACCGTGCTTATCAATGCCGTGGCAGTGATAGCCATCTACCTAATCGAGCGTGATAACCCCAACACCTTAGCGCCACTCAGCGAAACTCGGTAAGTGGCTGGCTTCTTGGTTTCAGGCCGTGACTCCACGAACCGCAGGCTTTAATACACTCGCGATTGACCAACTCGAAGATGCAACAACGGCAATTATTCTAGTGCTGATGTTCATTGGTGGTGGTTCGTTAAGTACCGCAAGTGGCATCAAAGTCGTGACCTTTATGGTTTTGATATTATCGACGTACGCTTACTTACGTCGTGATGAGCAAATCCATGTGTTTAAACGTGAAATCGCGAAAGATACGATCAGCAAAGCTCTTGCACTGACGATGATTTCGGTTGTAGTGACGTGGTTAGCCATCTTTGCATTACTGTTGACGGAAAATGCCCCGATGATAGATGTCGTGTTTGAAGCGGTTTCAGCATTAGGCACTGTGGGTTTATCTCGTGGTTTAACAGGCCAGCTTTCCGCATCGGGTGAACTCGTTATCATATTTATGATGTATATGGGGAGATTGGGTCCATTAACCTTGGCGTACTTTTTAGCCAGCCCACGCCAGAAAAAACTGCGTTTTGCGGAGACAAAATTAGCCATTGGGTAAGGTTTTAAAGCTGGCACAAGGAAGTGCTCAAATGCTTAATGAATTAACATTTATTGCAATCTCACAACTGTAAACAGCTTTAATTGCCAGTAGTGTGAATTACTGCGGGTGTCTTCTTATAAAAACTCTCGTGGTGAAAATTAGCTGTGACGTAGATAAGAAGATTTGCGCGTTGTAGACATACAAACTTCATTGCAGAGCTACTTGAAATAATCTGAAATATTAGCGTACTCCAGAGATCGTAACTCGGAAATGTCCAGCAATGTTTTAGGACCGATTCAAATTAGTCTACACAATAGTATTTGCTAGCAGAGCCAATCATCACGTATTCGAGCAAAGAGAAAGCGACACGCTCCCTCTCTGTTCTCACCAGTAACGTAATTTAATTAGAACTCTTGAATGGATGTTAAAGGTAGGCTGGAATCTGCTAATTTCTCCCTTTTATCTATAAGGGTGTGAAACCCTTTTATCGCAGAGAGAGTGGCATACTGAATAATCTTTTGAATATTTGTATTAGGAGCCTCATTAAAAGGGAGGCCTGTCAGTTCCACCGCGAATTTCCAATATGTGGCACACATATCAAACGTCCAATTAGGACGATTTTTTCTGAGTTCGCAAAAATCTTCGTTATTATCTATTGGTGGTTCACCATCCATATAATCTAGCCACAGAACCATTCGCATTTGAAGAGAGGCAGTCAGGTCAATGGGGCGCTTATTCCAGCCAGGGAACTGAAAATGAAGCGTCCTGTCTGGAGCTAAAACTATATCGTAATGTCTGTAGTTATCCGGAATAAAGTCTTCGACTAACTGGTAGTAACCTAGCGAGTACATACCATGCTGGAAGGCATGGGAATCCTCAAAACTTTCGATTTTTACTGTTCGGTACGCTTGCCCTTTCTCGTTCAATACCGCACTAAAAAATGTTCTGTCTGAGCCAACTCGCGCACGCAAACTCTCAGAGAAATGACTTGGCTCATGACTTGCTATGAGCTCCTTGACTCCTTCATCCTTCAGTGACGGGCGTGTACCGTCGATCGTTGAGGAATATACCTTGCCATTAGGTGAATATAAGACAGCGACAGGGGAGATGTCGGCAGTATCACCCATGGATAGTTGATGGATAGCCTTGTGCCAACCTCCAGACATACCATTTTTTTCTGCAATGATATCAAGAGCCCGGCTGGTACTCAGCTTGCTGCCTGAAGAGGCAACTTCTTTCTTAAGTTTCTTTACGTCATTACGGCAGGCTTTCACTGTTCTGCCGGACGGGAATACTAAATGGTTGGTTTTATTCGATTGGGATTTAGACACAACTAACTCCTTAATACAGGATAATGTGTAGCCACCGACACGCCTGCATCTCTAGTTAAGTTGCAAGAGTAAGAGAGTCTGTTTGTCTACTGTTGGTCTGAAGCGTCCTTCGCCATTGGGTGGCTAACTGGGACACATGAAGACCCATACCAAAAAAGTTAACATAAACCTCCTTGTTTTGACAAGCGGTTAAGATTTGAAGGATGATAAATATGTTTTATTTAACAGAATATTAGAGGTTAAGGTGTTTACAGTTTATGGGTTAGTTGATCCGTCCACTCATACGATATTTTACGTTGGGCGCACAGGGCGTGATGTAATGGTAAGGCTACAAGAGCATCTCAATGAGCCGCATACTTTCTCTCTTAAGCATCAACGAATAGAGAAGATTTGGTCTGAAACGGTTGAGCCTATTCGTGTGGTTGTTCTTGAATCGGGCATTTATGATGAAAAAACTGCCTTCAGCAAAGAGGTCTTCTGGGTGCAGCTGTTATTGAATACTGGAAACCAATTAACTAACGCTTCGGTTGATTTTGAAGACAAGTTATTTTTAAGGGTTGATACTTTGGAGACAGAACCTACCCCTAAGCTCCCTTTCCCAAAAGATACAAATCATCAAAAACAAAACTCAAAAGAAAACGAGTCGTACATATCAGCCTCACATAGTTGGGAGCGAGATATTTTAAACACTGAAAACGAACCAACAATGGTTGAGCGTTATCTAGAAAAAATGGATGGGTGTTTTTTCCAAATCGAACACTATCTTCCTCCTCATAAACTGCTGAAAGAAACATGCTTAACAGATGAAGACATACGAATCCGACGACTTAAAAATATAGAGAATGGTCACCTTATTAACCGGGGAATGCCAATAACTTCTTTAGAAGAAGAAAAAGTCAAAGCGTTTTATGAGGCCAATTCAGATCTTGATACTTTAGAACGCTACTTTCAGCGAAGCCGTTTGTCTTTGGAAAAAATGATAGAGATATAAAGCACAATTTTCGTTCCTTTGGGCTTCAAACCCATTAAAGGAGTTTTCACCATTTCATATCAGTAGCGTTTTGTTTTGCAATGCTATGTAGAACTAAAACTTAAAATATTCAGTGAAATCATAGAAAGATGCTGAATATATTTGACTTTATCCAAGGCTGAATAATACTGAGACTTAGATATTCTAAGTTTTAGGTTGGCAATGGATTCGGAAATCGAACTCTACCCAGATGAAACACTCGAAAGTTTCGTACTGCGGCTAAGTAACTACCAAGGCTATGAGCGATTTGCTCATTTCGCTGAAGATATTTGGCGAGATACGTTACTGCAACATGAAGCCATTCCCGGAGGTTTCTCGTTTGAACTAAGCCGGGTCAATCTATACAAAGCTCAGACAACCAGCCAAATGCGGGTTCGAGTTTCTCTTGAACTTAGAAAAACAACGGAAACTCAATGATTTTGGTATTCTGCGATTAGCCCTCGCTCATTCAAAAGCAGTTTTCTCTTCAGATTACAAAGCAGTACATCGTTTTGGTGTCGACTATCCTCAAGTTTTTATTAGAAAACGGCACACACCCGTTTGTCCTCAATGTTTAGCTGCGGCTGCTTATATCCGTCAGGAGTGGCAATTTATTCCTTATCTAGCATGCCATAAACACCACTGTAAATTGGTTCACCGGTGCCCCAAATGTGGAAAATTGTTGGATTACCAGTCATCCGAATCAATTGACCATTGTGAATGTGGTTTCCCTTTATCCCAGATGCATCCAGAAAAAGCCGAAATAGTAGAACTGCAAGCAGCCCAATGGTTAATGGGTG is part of the Vibrio cidicii genome and encodes:
- a CDS encoding sensor domain-containing diguanylate cyclase, giving the protein MNTDYSWFDSITMPLIIVNDKLELCYLNQCAQSLVDKHERGKDFIRFLRLEKCDCRVDDVLERLLKNLKLNQTTELNECSIIGKPFESQLLITKLSSGLFLIQINLKQTISTSSLSLFNISPIAIMITDENDIILSVNHAFEQLLGYHQHELLGLTPNALRSGLHDDDILTTMWQRVNCEGSWEGEIHHRHRNDSIVTSTLSIRRYFESERCYYFSFLNDVSAHFKEIKKLKKFAYFDYLTKLPNRFLLESEFNYYKSKYNSFNLTFIDLGEFKKINDNFGHEVGDKALIEVSQFLLTLFCDSFVCRYGGDEFIILSNINDFSFEKPLNREIDIYGNTFNIQIHFGTAEYPKDGDCLESMIKIADKIMYDHKFGTKNRH
- a CDS encoding ATP-binding protein, whose protein sequence is MSWLQKRYILSASVFVLALVVSLGLDQRLGSTIAVLLILQLSIVVIALQCQSRIAYVAAIAEAVSFNFLFTTPRYSLQMLHLDDIINLLVFIVVAFTTSQLAERYRRQQNALEQVQLRHQILLSVSHDLRTPLAGIIGNLTTFKEYQTQLQAKEKDELLDSAIKESHRLHQYIENLLQATKLQHGVVRIQKQQESIVHIVKSVIGRFSSSTTSIEVVVNGAVSLVDVSRALLEQALFNVLDNALRYSPKDKQVRVTIYQSQQNVVIDVYNQGQSLQPNEAERMFELFYSGKEKRNDDSGSGLGLSVAKGVVSAHQGHIECVEVQQGCLIRISLPSSQQGEQ
- a CDS encoding response regulator transcription factor → MNYKILVVDDEPQIQTFMRISLAAEGFDYVGADSLATAKVQFERVQPHVVVLDLGLPDGDGIEFLSMIRQSSKTPVLILTARDQEEEKIRLLEAGANDYLSKPFGIKELIVRIKVLLRDLVSDHFSDDIVTFSALKLQKSTHQCWLYDTEVILTKKEFAFLEMLMITPGQLVKQTNLLREVWGESHTDDTHYLRVLVSQLRKKLNDSADEQQLIKTESGIGYRLVSMEPPRD
- a CDS encoding potassium transporter TrkG; translation: MINLKNTVRLLVMPMLWMGIVQGSFGLLSLFVFQDHISGDFFSPSALMMFSAFLLSVLLRKSELHKVTFRDALMFASLTWVLTGFLGALPIHLVTDVSMTDAVFESISALTTTGATILAGLDDMPKSFLLYRQFLQWMGGLGVVIFVVAVLPMLNVGGMRLLKAETPGPIKDDKLSPRINKTAHYLWGVYLAITVACALAYYLAGMSAYDAIAHSFTTVSTGGFLDA
- a CDS encoding potassium transporter TrkG, whose product is MWHFESHLILMLSNIFMMLGAISFGLHFRVFRSGFAGLRLYVSDEESRVFILTAIALSFVLGWYIFSHSAYDDFLTSLSFAMFSVVSFMTSTGFGAADLGNWPAASALFLVFCAYLGGCSGSTAGGNKFVRDIITFKVIRREIRQIAHPRAILPIRYQGRVVASDVTNAVMAFMSLAALTTVVFTLLMMATGLDFWSSFTAVIACINVLGPGFGVVASNFQPVSDTGIWILNLAMILGRLEYFTVLAMLLPHFWKK
- a CDS encoding TrkA family potassium uptake protein; protein product: MAHFTVVGLGRFGIAASLELIHLGHTVTGVDRDPKIVEKYVEELTQAIICDSTDENALRELDLGNSEAVLIAIGEDMQSSLLCTLALKNLGVKEIWVKASTKAHHTIVSKLGVQRIIHPEEEMGVRVAQALNYPMVNNYLSLGHGLYVVEIHIRASLHDTPIGQILGDAKGSVQTVLIKREQDVLNQIGHDFVLKANDIILLCGTRAELKYLAPRLV